A window of Rhododendron vialii isolate Sample 1 chromosome 11a, ASM3025357v1 contains these coding sequences:
- the LOC131307327 gene encoding PHD finger protein EHD3 isoform X1, whose translation MVDGERESNGGGAECAGAVVDMSGDGVDGSGMAVENEPIEVEKAVGGSVNGSTIEVAVNGLAIDTENDPIEVEKGAGGSVNGSAIGVENGTVDAVNGLVIDAENGPIEVEKGACGSVNGSAIGVEDGALDAVNGLAIDVENDPIEVEHGADKAANGLATEAENGAVDAVNGLAMDVENDRIEVERGADKAANGFATEAENRAADIGNGFKTEVKTWAVGDGNSAGSSCEGLRTYKRRRLNKMASLEIKLPEDGNVSADSVSRLPDKSIEEPFQGVQHDSSREQFNHPRIVSHTAMSSDDCPLNRWTKAVLEQMYQSLRDDCENEGGLQGCIQKALLSHPESSRRSAAKSGLQASVHSGDDNHKCSSRTECIANGTHDASRGNVNLMSNGSLSEPSHTNADACRRAFFDIAVSEKFAELCGLLFKNFQGIKVDSFLDISLINSRMKQGAYESSPALFHSDMQQLWTKLQNVGAEMVALGKSLSDKSRASCQEQFPMVESDSQTKPEQTETCGVYKACACRRCGEISNGRDSLVCDSCEELYHVSCIEPAVEEIPPKSWYCAKCTANGIGSPHGDCVVCEKLNASRNQGDEIEENSNGLSKHGVPQVKEGKTYHECNVCRNEVDNGDRFMVCGHSQCFHKYYHVKCLTKKQMNTYGPCWYCPSCLCRACLTDCDDEKIVMCDGCDHAYHIYCMRPPRNSIPRGKWFCRKCDVGIQRIRKAKREYENIQSRLKKREGDKEGAFENLLIDRKESEGLINNSGGVDMLLTAAKTLKFEEKMAGVKMKS comes from the exons ATGGttgatggggagagagagagtaatggtGGCGGTGCGGAGTGCGCTGGAGCAGTCGTGGATATGAGCGGTGATGGAGTTGATGGGTCGGGAATGGCAGTGGAAAATGAACCAATTGAAGTTGAAAAGGCTGTCGGTGGTTCGGTTAATGGTTCAACCATTGAAGTTGCAGTGAATGGGTTGGCAATTGACACGGAAAATGACCCAATTGAAGTTGAAAAGGGGGCCGGTGGTTCGGTTAATGGGTCAGCCATCGGAGTTGAGAATGGGACTGTTGATGCAGTGAATGGGTTGGTAATTGATGCGGAAAATGGCCCAATTGAAGTTGAAAAGGGGGCTTGTGGTTCGGTTAATGGGTCAGCCATTGGAGTTGAGGATGGGGCTCTTGATGCAGTGAATGGGTTGGCAATTGACGTGGAAAATGACCCAATTGAAGTTGAACATGGGGCTGATAAAGCAGCGAATGGGTTAGCAACTGAAGCTGAAAACGGGGCTGTTGATGCGGTGAATGGGTTGGCAATGGATGTGGAAAATGACCGCATTGAAGTTGAGAGAGGGGCTGATAAAGCAGCAAACGGATTTGCAACTGAAGCTGAAAACAGGGCTGCTGATATAGGAAATGGTTTTAAAACTGAAGTTAAAACTTGGGCTGTTGGTGATGGGAATTCCGCAGGATCATCCTGTGAGGGTTTGCGGACGTACAAGAGGCGGAGGCTTAACAAGATGGCTAGTTTGGAGATTAAATTGCCTGAGGATGGGAATGTTTCTGCAGATTCAGTCAGCCGACTGCCTGATAAG TCAATAGAAGAACCATTCCAAGGCGTTCAACATGATAGTTCCCGTGAGCAGTTTAATCATCCTAGGATAGTCTCACACACTGCTATGAGTTCGGATGATTGCCCACTGAATCGTTGGACAAAAGCTGTTCTGGAACAAATGTATCAGTCCCTGCGCGATGATTGCGAGAATGAAGGTGGTTTACAGGGATGCATTCAAAAGGCACTTCTTTCTCATCCAGAAAGTAGTCGCAGAAGTGCAGCTAAG TCTGGTTTGCAGGCATCTGTTCATTCTGGTGATGACAACCACAAATGTTCGTCGCGAACAGAGTGTATTGCTAATGGTACCCATGATGCCTCCAGAGGGAATGTGAATCTAATGTCCAATGGATCACTTAGTGAACCAAGCCATACCAATGCTGATGCGTGTCGACGTGCTTTCTTTGATATTGCTGTATCAGAAAAGTTTGCTGAACTATGTGGCCTACtcttcaaaaattttcaagggATAAAAGTTGATAGCTTTTTGGACATTAGTCTTATAAACTCAAGGATGAAACAGGGAGCTTATGAAAGTTCGCCTGCGCTTTTTCATTCAGATATGCAACAG ctaTGGACAAAGCTTCAAAACGTTGGTGCTGAAATGGTTGCCCTTGGAAAGAGCCTTTCGGATAAGTCAAGGGCTTCTTGTCAGGAACAG TTCCCAATGGTAGAATCAGACTCTCAGACTAAACCAGAACAAACAGAGACTTGTGGTGTTTATAAAGCCTGTGCTTGCCGTCGCTGCGGAGAAATATCAAATGGAAGGGACTCTTTGGTTTGTGATTCATGTGAAGAGCTGTACCATGTTTCCTGCATCGAGCCCGCTGTAGAGGAAATTCCCCCAAAGAGTTGGTACTGTGCTAAGTGCACCGCTAACGGCATCGGATCGCCCCATGGTGATTGTGTAGTGTGTGAGAAACTGAATGCCTCTAGAAATCAAGGCGACGAAATTGAAGAGAACTCAAATGGTTTATCCAAACATGGGGTCCCACAagtgaaagaaggaaaaacttaCCATGAGTGCAATGTTTGTCGGAATGAGGTTGATAATGGCGATCGGTTCATGGTTTGTGGCCATTCCCAATGCTTTCACAAGTACTACCATGTGAAATGCTTGACAAAAAAGCAAATGAATACGTATGGGCCCTGTTGGTATTGTCCTTCTTGTTTGTGTAGAGCCTGCCTCACTGATTGCGACGATGAAAAGATTGTAATGTGTGACGGGTGTGATCATGCCTATCATATTTACTGTATGCGGCCGCCACGGAATTCGATTCCTCGAGGGAAATGGTTTTGCAGAAAGTGTGATGTGGGGATTCAGCGGATACGCAAGGCAAAAAGGGAGTATGAGAATATTCAAAGCAGactgaaaaagagagagggagacaaaGAAGGTGCATTTGAGAACCTTCTAATAGATCGGAAAGAGAGTGAAGGATTGATAAATAACTCTGGTGGAGTCGACATGCTTTTAACTGCAGCTAAAACTTTGAAGTTTGAGGAGAAAATGGCGGGTGTTAAGATGAAGAGTTAG
- the LOC131307327 gene encoding PHD finger protein EHD3 isoform X2, with product MVDGERESNGGGAECAGAVVDMSGDGVDGSGMAVENEPIEVEKAVGGSVNGSTIEVAVNGLAIDTENDPIEVEKGAGGSVNGSAIGVENGTVDAVNGLVIDAENGPIEVEKGACGSVNGSAIGVEDGALDAVNGLAIDVENDPIEVEHGADKAANGLATEAENGAVDAVNGLAMDVENDRIEVERGADKAANGFATEAENRAADIGNGFKTEVKTWAVGDGNSAGSSCEGLRTYKRRRLNKMASLEIKLPEDGNVSADSVSRLPDKSIEEPFQGVQHDSSREQFNHPRIVSHTAMSSDDCPLNRWTKAVLEQMYQSLRDDCENEGGLQGCIQKALLSHPESSRRSAAKASVHSGDDNHKCSSRTECIANGTHDASRGNVNLMSNGSLSEPSHTNADACRRAFFDIAVSEKFAELCGLLFKNFQGIKVDSFLDISLINSRMKQGAYESSPALFHSDMQQLWTKLQNVGAEMVALGKSLSDKSRASCQEQFPMVESDSQTKPEQTETCGVYKACACRRCGEISNGRDSLVCDSCEELYHVSCIEPAVEEIPPKSWYCAKCTANGIGSPHGDCVVCEKLNASRNQGDEIEENSNGLSKHGVPQVKEGKTYHECNVCRNEVDNGDRFMVCGHSQCFHKYYHVKCLTKKQMNTYGPCWYCPSCLCRACLTDCDDEKIVMCDGCDHAYHIYCMRPPRNSIPRGKWFCRKCDVGIQRIRKAKREYENIQSRLKKREGDKEGAFENLLIDRKESEGLINNSGGVDMLLTAAKTLKFEEKMAGVKMKS from the exons ATGGttgatggggagagagagagtaatggtGGCGGTGCGGAGTGCGCTGGAGCAGTCGTGGATATGAGCGGTGATGGAGTTGATGGGTCGGGAATGGCAGTGGAAAATGAACCAATTGAAGTTGAAAAGGCTGTCGGTGGTTCGGTTAATGGTTCAACCATTGAAGTTGCAGTGAATGGGTTGGCAATTGACACGGAAAATGACCCAATTGAAGTTGAAAAGGGGGCCGGTGGTTCGGTTAATGGGTCAGCCATCGGAGTTGAGAATGGGACTGTTGATGCAGTGAATGGGTTGGTAATTGATGCGGAAAATGGCCCAATTGAAGTTGAAAAGGGGGCTTGTGGTTCGGTTAATGGGTCAGCCATTGGAGTTGAGGATGGGGCTCTTGATGCAGTGAATGGGTTGGCAATTGACGTGGAAAATGACCCAATTGAAGTTGAACATGGGGCTGATAAAGCAGCGAATGGGTTAGCAACTGAAGCTGAAAACGGGGCTGTTGATGCGGTGAATGGGTTGGCAATGGATGTGGAAAATGACCGCATTGAAGTTGAGAGAGGGGCTGATAAAGCAGCAAACGGATTTGCAACTGAAGCTGAAAACAGGGCTGCTGATATAGGAAATGGTTTTAAAACTGAAGTTAAAACTTGGGCTGTTGGTGATGGGAATTCCGCAGGATCATCCTGTGAGGGTTTGCGGACGTACAAGAGGCGGAGGCTTAACAAGATGGCTAGTTTGGAGATTAAATTGCCTGAGGATGGGAATGTTTCTGCAGATTCAGTCAGCCGACTGCCTGATAAG TCAATAGAAGAACCATTCCAAGGCGTTCAACATGATAGTTCCCGTGAGCAGTTTAATCATCCTAGGATAGTCTCACACACTGCTATGAGTTCGGATGATTGCCCACTGAATCGTTGGACAAAAGCTGTTCTGGAACAAATGTATCAGTCCCTGCGCGATGATTGCGAGAATGAAGGTGGTTTACAGGGATGCATTCAAAAGGCACTTCTTTCTCATCCAGAAAGTAGTCGCAGAAGTGCAGCTAAG GCATCTGTTCATTCTGGTGATGACAACCACAAATGTTCGTCGCGAACAGAGTGTATTGCTAATGGTACCCATGATGCCTCCAGAGGGAATGTGAATCTAATGTCCAATGGATCACTTAGTGAACCAAGCCATACCAATGCTGATGCGTGTCGACGTGCTTTCTTTGATATTGCTGTATCAGAAAAGTTTGCTGAACTATGTGGCCTACtcttcaaaaattttcaagggATAAAAGTTGATAGCTTTTTGGACATTAGTCTTATAAACTCAAGGATGAAACAGGGAGCTTATGAAAGTTCGCCTGCGCTTTTTCATTCAGATATGCAACAG ctaTGGACAAAGCTTCAAAACGTTGGTGCTGAAATGGTTGCCCTTGGAAAGAGCCTTTCGGATAAGTCAAGGGCTTCTTGTCAGGAACAG TTCCCAATGGTAGAATCAGACTCTCAGACTAAACCAGAACAAACAGAGACTTGTGGTGTTTATAAAGCCTGTGCTTGCCGTCGCTGCGGAGAAATATCAAATGGAAGGGACTCTTTGGTTTGTGATTCATGTGAAGAGCTGTACCATGTTTCCTGCATCGAGCCCGCTGTAGAGGAAATTCCCCCAAAGAGTTGGTACTGTGCTAAGTGCACCGCTAACGGCATCGGATCGCCCCATGGTGATTGTGTAGTGTGTGAGAAACTGAATGCCTCTAGAAATCAAGGCGACGAAATTGAAGAGAACTCAAATGGTTTATCCAAACATGGGGTCCCACAagtgaaagaaggaaaaacttaCCATGAGTGCAATGTTTGTCGGAATGAGGTTGATAATGGCGATCGGTTCATGGTTTGTGGCCATTCCCAATGCTTTCACAAGTACTACCATGTGAAATGCTTGACAAAAAAGCAAATGAATACGTATGGGCCCTGTTGGTATTGTCCTTCTTGTTTGTGTAGAGCCTGCCTCACTGATTGCGACGATGAAAAGATTGTAATGTGTGACGGGTGTGATCATGCCTATCATATTTACTGTATGCGGCCGCCACGGAATTCGATTCCTCGAGGGAAATGGTTTTGCAGAAAGTGTGATGTGGGGATTCAGCGGATACGCAAGGCAAAAAGGGAGTATGAGAATATTCAAAGCAGactgaaaaagagagagggagacaaaGAAGGTGCATTTGAGAACCTTCTAATAGATCGGAAAGAGAGTGAAGGATTGATAAATAACTCTGGTGGAGTCGACATGCTTTTAACTGCAGCTAAAACTTTGAAGTTTGAGGAGAAAATGGCGGGTGTTAAGATGAAGAGTTAG